The genomic segment ATGCGGATCACTACTAGAATTATCGTCTCAATAATTCACCAGGTAAGCAAATTTTCGTCACtcaatgttgtttttttattgttttatggcAGCGTAGACTTATGTGAACTAATAAAATAGTCGACTGTGGCTTTAACCTTTGGTGGTAGGTTACTTTTATCATGATAATAAACTAGTTTGCACGTTTTCTTGACCACCAAGCTGCTTCTACGTGGTTTTATATCAAGCAGCACCAATGGGAATCAATAATACAGGCAACAGCAGCCTGTTTTGCATACTGTGCTGCAAGCTATGGCTCGGACTAATTATATCATGTTATATGTTTGGagaacacattttttcttccttcacatatGATTCTAGCTATTTTATTACCTACTAAACTTATGTGAATAATAAAAGAGTCACATTAACCTGCAGGCCCAGCTGTGTACAATAGGCTAAATATGCTGGGTTGAATTCTAAGCTGAAGGCACTTGCAACCTTAATATTTTGACTAGAtatacttatttttcctctctataaCATTAGTTTAGCCATCATTATGTCAGTTCtgtatatcttttcttcttataatgTGTTTGTCTTTCCTACAAGTtgattattcctgttttttttttttttttttttttatttatttatttatttattttttgaacaACACAGAAACTACCCTCTGCTGCCATGGAGTGTGTGGAAAATATTGGATCACCCACCAGAGTGAGTCCCATTTCCCCTCCTGAAAAAGATCTCCTTGTGGGACttataaaggaggagaaaatcctTCAGAATCGAAAAACCGACGGAAGGGTTctgatagaaaagaggaaagcatgGGCCAGAATAACACATTTTAATGCTCACAACCTGGGGCCCAAACGTACAGAACAGCAGCTGAGGAAAGTTTGGGAGCGGCTGAAAGTAAagtaagatgaaataaaaactgaaatgcTAATAGAATTTGCCAATCTTTTTGCATGCAGGGATCCATATCCATCATGGATATAAATCATAATATAATTGAAAACATTATGTGATTTCTTAACTTGTAATATCAATATATGTTGCAGTTAGGTAGTAAGAATAGGATGTGCAATATATTTTGCATCTGTACCTTGTTAATTTCTGAAGAGTAAGTGAAAATTCAATGTTATCAACATTATAGCCAGTGctgatttgtatgtgtgtgtatatatatatatatatatatatatatatatatatatatatatatatatatatatatatatttatatatagtacaggagagagaagacccacaaaaggacggttatcttcattatatccacttcacaacatttcgggaaagtacatatcccatcttcaggtacaaaagggggctgtaaaaccacacgtaaaactttaaaaaattaccagacgcagtggtcctgctacttgttcctccaacaggtaagtgggaGGGCAACTGActtaccagtatttataggctcTTGCTCACTAGATGGCAAAATCTAATTGGCTcactaagaatttcctatccaatacaaaatatagtacaaaattctaatctgtcatagctaatgcacaaaaagagaaaaatttaaaggtatgatgtacaacagttagtctattacagaaatattttagcctgAACGAAATACTCAATGCTGATTGGTTGAAACAAACGGCCGATTTCTTAAACAGTGTAATCCTGGGATACCATGTAGTAAGTTAGGTGGACACACAGAATCCGATTTCTTAAAAGCATCTGACGCGGTTCTGTGCCTGGCTAGGATCCCACAATATTGGAACATTCGGGTGTTGACCCAGCACACAACGTCGGGCAAGGATACCCACccgaaagagaaagacgaaatgtAAGAAATGTATTCATGATGTATAAAATCGCTTCAGAATAAACAATATAtatgttatttttctaattttttttagtatttctctattctttcaaaGCAGTAACCCTATAATCACTAGTAAAATGTTTTAAGACAACATGCATGGTCACCCTGGGATTGCGGCGCGGcacaagcaaaacaaacttCATCTGCTGAGCTGCACCAAGCTGGGAATTACTTCGTAATAATGGTAcgtataatatataaatatatgtaaaatagtCAAAATAAGGAGCATCATGCAAGGAGTGTCCGAATGTTGCAGCATGGTTAGAAGTGAAACCATCAAACCCACCTGCCACTCTCAGAAACAAAAGTTACTACGACGCCTCATCATAGTACTACAATTAATTCTAGTTACTTATTTTGCACTCTCGGCCCTTTTACAAAAGGTTTTAAGCTCACACGTCCCTCTACTATCAGTAGTAGGTATGACAGGTTGATTGTAAACACCACAACCCCGCTGATTAGTAGGTTAGCTTGATATGccgtggagggaggagagggattcATCCCCGGTTAAAATTaggttatttttgtttaatgtaACAGTGGAAAAGCATAAcagataaacatatatacatgagagagagggagcgatgTAAATGCTGTTAAAAGTGAAAGAGCTGTGAAGAAGGATTGGGGAAACAAGGTGAATGGGAGGGACGTGGATAATGGTGGAGTTGCGCTTTTTCTATTACCAAtataatattctgaaacataTTTTGTCTTGAAATAGGCacgattaggtcaggttaggtcaaagcaaggtaagttaggttagcttacgtCAAGGTGAGGTTTATAGATTTACCATTACCACATGATAGTctaatttactattattataataattgttGTTAGATTAAGATAATTACATTGTcatttattacatattattattatcattattattatcatcattagtataaTTGCCTGTACATGCCTGTACATGAAGCACATACTTAATGCATTACTTTGTTTTAAATACAGTTAAGTGTATATGTAATCATGTATTACCTATTTCAGGCCTTAGAACTTTTCTGTGGCATTGTTAATCTCCTACAAGAACTTGACtatgaggaaatagaagaaattcgGTGCTTGAGATTACCACGTACAGTACTACGGGATCGCAGTGACCCAATGGTATACCTCACGGAAGAGGAATTCATCCAAAGGTAATTATCCCATTCGTGGTAGTTATAtgcttctatctatttataattatatattgGCATCTTTTTTTGTGGAACATTTCTGAAAGATTAAAAATCCCAACAGGTATCGACTATCAAAGGATTAGTGATGTGACATCAAGCAGAAACTAAAACTAGTGTCTTCACAGCTACAGCAACGTGCACTGAGAAATTTCAGAAATATGATATCAgaactggaaaatgaaggtaaacaaTGTGTTCAGTTTAACAGTGGTCGCTATACTGAACAGGTACAATACCTTGCCTCAGATTTTGACGGGTTTTCAAGATAGAGCAGCAATGGAACCTGTTGCAACATATATGTATCATACACAGTCTTACCCTTCCTACCCATATTCTTACCTAATACTTATAGGGAGAACTCTACCAGTTTGTGCTATTTCACAATAGTTTATGATCTTTTATTGATAAACTTTCCATCTCTGTTCTTTcaatgtatatttgtgtgtataaTTTCTAAGTGGAAGATGACATATACAGAGAAATGTACACCTCAATGGGCAATGTAATGTTTTAtgtttggttgtgttgtggAGATACAATCAAAATGTAcaagtataaaataaaataacaatgctACACTTCAAgttattccttattttattttcttcagtggTACCTTATGGTAGTGGTTGGTGTATACCAGCTACCCTTTCAAGGGCTGCAGCAATTCTCTGCAGCAGATGCCATTCTGTCTGCTGCCGACCCAATTTTATCGGCAGCAGAAGCTACGCTGTCCAGCGTTGTCGCCGCTTTGCAGCAAGGGCCTCAAATGTTGAGGCCAGTTCATCACGAAAGTGTTTCTGCTGCTTGGCACACCTGCCATAAGATTTGCTTTCTGCTGCCTTCCTCTTTCGTCCTGTGAAGGACTGGTTTTGGGTGGCAGCTGTGGCACTACTGCTGCGAGCAGAGCAGGTGCCTTTTTTTAGTACAGGATGAGCGGAGGTTCTAGCACCTGGGAGGTCCACATCATCTTCCGCATCTATAAGTTctgcaaaatagataaaacatatGTTACACATCTTGAAATATTTTCACTAATCCCCACTTCACCCCATGCtctattcatacatacatcttATGGGGTatacatacattatacatacattcatatacattcatacatacatcctCTCACTCTTGCCATCTTGAACTCTCTCACATTACCTTATCTAACTGACCAGTCTCAGGCAAAAattttaattacttgtatatttTGCCTATCTCTTGTATGAAGTGTCCAGGCTTGACATTCATATAGAACAATCTTTTAAAAGCAGGACTATATGGAATGTTGATTAGCTGTGATAATGGACATACAGCAAAAAAAGGTGAATTGAGAACATAACAAATTGATAAATTTCCTCGAAGGCAGTTAGTACTGAAGGCATTCAAGCCATCATAACACTTCTTCCATAAAATCCTACATTTTAGTATCCACTTATTTAGCCCGATGGGTGTTATAACTGAGAAAGCTTAACCAATAAATTGTACTTTCAATAACCAATGAGAAGAAAGTATTGTTAATTGCTATTACTTAAAATATGAATAACTGACataccacagtcttcactcctgATGATAAGTGGACTGCCAGGGTTGTCCAAGACCAGATCTTGTGCTGGCTGCTGTCCTGCAGCTTCAGGTGTGTCAGCTGtaaacacaaaattatatatttatattatattatgatATATTAAGTAAAAAGTTTGTTTTACATATTCCACATGCATGGGAAGCCAGTTCTGCGGCTCAATGTACCTCTGTGATGAACAATTGCACGTTCCTGCTAGCAATTATATTTACTTGAAAAACATTGAAACTACacatatggttaggttaggtatggttaaCAAAAATGTGTAATTGTTCATCGTCGTGGTATTAGGGCAGGAGTGTCGGTTGTGGGGCCGGTGTGACAAGGGTGTGGGACCATAATGACTTGAAAGCCATGCATgcactcctgtttttttttagtttttattttaaacATGTTAAAAAGTTCATAAAAAATAGGTTTTTCAACTCACCACATTCCAGTGCTGTGGAATTGAGTCGGGCCAGTATGCGTGCTTCTACAAATTCACTATCAAAGATGTCATCAGGTACTGGCAGCCTATTATTAAGGATCAGCTGTACAATCAGCGTTACCTCATCAGCTGGTTTTGGTGGGGCTGGTGATGGCCCACCACCAGTCTGATGGGTTTCCCGGATGTACCTGCTGTGATCCTTCTTCACTCTGTAAAAACACAcccattaattaattattttttactttatttatttatgtatttatttacttagttttgttttgcagacactactacaTTCAAAGCTACATGAATAGTCTTACATTATGTTAGGTTATATCATTTAAGTTTGTGTTATGTTAAGCTAAGTTTCTTAGGGTTGAACATATTGAACAATGATGTAATGAATTAGTGAATTTAGtgatatgacacaaagttatcctaacctaacctattaatagtttgaggaagaaaatgcatCTGAGAAAAATGTCTAACAAAATGTGCACTTCCTAATATCTAACTAGTTTTCTTCTCACAcagttttcctgttttgtaaAATAATACTGTttgctttggtttggtttgggtttctTTAGGTTAGGCCATGATTTGGTTAGAttgaggttaggtaagtttgTTAAGTTATATTTGGTCAcctctcaatattttttctggtagatttacATGTTTTTGACTGATTTATCCTAACAGATTTTGTTGCAAATCTACCTAGTTTTcatggggggagggggtaaTACTAGCCACCTTtaccaatagtagtagaaatacagTAGTAAACTAATTCCTAAATCATAACAATTACATCAAAGCTTCTCATGTTTTCAACCTTAATTTACCAAATGGTGCAtgcttttccctcatttttataCTTGCTTATTCTTTAAGTACTCCGTCTTCTTCAGCTGATGAGTATTCTTGGGCTCCGCCGTGGAGAAACATACATTGAAGTTCTTAGTTATTGTCTCCCACGCAGCTTTTCTCTCCAGTATACTAGTGTAGTTTGAAGGTTTCGTGTGTACCACAGGGTGATCTCTAATTTGTCTCACGAGATACAACTTCTGGGCGTAAGAGAGTGGTGTGCCTTTTAGGTCCCTGGTAGCCATGGTGTTGTTGAGCTGCGAGAAGCGTGTACACTCTAGCATGAACTGGTTGAAAATGGcgctttgtttacatcagctgATACACAGGCCTACCAATCTTCTACAAGGAGGGGTACCAACACTTGCGAATCGTCCGCATTTCTATGGGATGCTAGAGTACGAGTATCGTTGTCTACCTAACAACACACGGGTCGGTGCGCCAGCGTTTAAGAAATCAAAACTTAGGTTTCGGGTGCTACCACACCACAGTGGTGTGCTGACCTACGAAACAAATTTTTAGAAGTTTAAGAAAGCGGCCGAAAGTACAagcaacccccatttaacgaaggttcacacaacgaaatttcgctgcaacgaaggtttcattttactaccatctgctcgtttaacgaacaccaaactcgctttaacgaagttttatccaggtaatttttttccaaatttgaaagccccaccatatcacgcaagctaacaggcttttgaatacaccaggagctgctggtactaaggcctgcctcaggaaaaatcctgggacacctatagaataaagatcaagatcaagatcaagcctctcgtggacaacacgcgcaacactcattccccagtcaaaacataacagcctcagcagcagcttgtcttccctagctcaacttaccaccaaaatgccctgcaattggcctagtgttcgtaagaagaccaggaagtctcttactctccaagtgaaggtagatattattcacagacacgagagaggccagaaaactatagcagtgctggccactatttTGAcgccatattatactgtctctattttcaagtcagcatactctattaagaaggctggtgagaccgtatcttccttgcaagctaaaagaaccacctgaactcgtgactctacaatggataaaatggaaagccttgtggaaatgtggtacataagttttgtatgcagtacaatgatgcgcactttgtttacattccacaggttgccggttagtgtctttcccgtttcactcttcctcccttcataaagttaagatcatcaatattataaagttatatacatacatacattagtgtacattataatgacttaaattaaactacctaaatgtttaacttcataattcttactttcattaaaccttttactgtactatgatgccctctcgctttgcttactctcaaatcaggggttaaacttgttataatcggttcgcttaacaaagtttcgcttaacgaagtgttttttaggaacgtaaccccttcgttaaagggggttgcctgtacacgTATATGAACCTACGACTCCTAACTATGCTATAATGACACTATCTCACCAAGTTcgaaaatattaagagaaaattaataatttggTGGCTCTTTCTGTACCATTTAACTCTGGCTTCtcttttacaataaataaagattccgcTATCCTAAGGTCTGAGTTACAATATGCCCTATACTTCATGTTGAAGTCCTGATCAGTAAATGCATGATTACATTGTAATGCGTGTTCTCTTATATTCGAGAAACTAGGCTCAGTGATACGAGCATTTGTTCTATACGATACTCCCAAGTGCTCAGAAATTAGAATTTTAAGGTTCCGACAGGTGGAACCAATATACCGTGACATACAGTCCGGACATCTAAAACAATATACAATTTTTGAGCACAAAGGAGTAGGAATAGCATCTTtaaatttaactccttcagtactggggctcaattttaccttgatatttgtgtactgttagaccattttattgacattaggaagggtctatggaggtcagaagatgaatggtcacagtcttcactattttaattccccacat from the Portunus trituberculatus isolate SZX2019 chromosome 48, ASM1759143v1, whole genome shotgun sequence genome contains:
- the LOC123498639 gene encoding uncharacterized protein LOC123498639, which gives rise to MATRDLKGTPLSYAQKLYLVRQIRDHPVVHTKPSNYTSILERKAAWETITKNFNVCFSTAEPKNTHQLKKTEYLKNKVKKDHSRYIRETHQTGGGPSPAPPKPADEVTLIVQLILNNRLPVPDDIFDSEFVEARILARLNSTALECADTPEAAGQQPAQDLVLDNPGSPLIIRSEDCELIDAEDDVDLPGARTSAHPVLKKGTCSARSSSATAATQNQSFTGRKRKAAESKSEVYISLYMSSST